A window of Kribbella voronezhensis genomic DNA:
GGGGAAAGCTCCGCGAAGCGGAGGTGATGTGCGGTCATGCGGTCGACTCTGCGGTGTGCGGAGCCTGACCGTCCAACGGATTAGGCGAGCGCCTCGGCGTACCAGGGCTTGATCACGGTGTCGATGATCGCGAGTCGCTCGTCGAACGGGATGAAGGCCGACTTCATCGCGTTGATGGCGAACCAGCGGAAGTCGGCCAGCCCGTAGTCGAAGGCCTCGGCGAGCAGGGCCAGCTCGCGGCTCATCGACGTACCGCTCATCAACCGGTTGTCCGTGTTCACGGTGACCCGGAACTTCAGTTGGGTGAGCAGCCCGATCGGGTGCTGCGCGATCGAATCGGCCGCGCCGGTCTGCAGGTTGGAGCTCGGACACATCTCCAGCGGGATCCGCCGGTCCCGCACGTACGCCGCCAGCCGGCCGAGCTCGACCTTGCCGTCGAGGCCGGCCGACGCGTCGTACGAGATGTCGTCGATGATCCGGACGCCGTGGCCGAGCCGGTCCGCGCCGCACCACTGGATCGCCTGCCAGATCGACGGCAGGCCGAACGCCTCGCCCGCGTGGATGGTGAAGTGGGCGTTCTCGCGCTGCAGGTACTCGAACGCGTCCAGGTGCCGGGTGGGCGGGTAGCCCGCCTCGGCGCCGGCGATGTCGAAGCCGACCACCCCGGCGTCCCGGTAGGCGACCGCGAGCTGCGCGATCTCCATCGAGCGCGCCTGGTGCCGCATCGCCGTCAGCAGCTGGCGAGCCACGATCGGGCGCTCGGCTTTCGCCATACCGTCCTCGAAGCCCGCGCGGACGGCGTCCACCACCTGCTCCAGCGACAGCCCGGCCGTCAGGTGCTGCTCGGGCGCGTAGCGGATCTCGGCGTACACGACACCGTCCGCCGCCAGGTCCTGCACGCACTCGCTCGCGACCCGGGTGATCGCCTCGGCGTTCTGCATCACCGTGACGGTGTGGTCGAACGTCTCCAGGTAGCGCTCCAGCGAGCCGGAGTCCGCCGACTCGACGAACCACTGCCCGAGTTCACCGGCGTCGGTCCGCGGCAACCGGTGCCCGATGTCGGCGGCCAGCTCCACGATCGTCGCCGGCCGCAGGCCACCGTCCAGGTGGTCGTGCAACAACACCTTCGGCGCATCCGCCAACTGCCCAGCCGAGATCATGTCGCCATCCTGCCAGCCCGTACTGCGGGTCCGGTCGCCCGATCCGGCAAACGTTCAAGATTTTTGGGGGTGCCGGGTGCCATGGTGAGCAGATGGCCGGCTTGCGCAATCGTCCCGAGTGGCAGTTCTTCGCCGTACTGCCGAAGGCTGATCCTGTGCTGGCCACGGCCTGGTGGCTGCTCCTGCTGCTGCGCGGCGCGCTGCCGGCCGTGTTCGCGATCGCGATGGGCTGGCTGATCGGCGCCGTCCAGCATCATGACGAGCTGGCCGGACCGCTCACTTTGATGGGTACGACGTTCATCCTGCTGCAGGTGCTCACGCCCGTGCACCAGGCGGTCAGCGCCAATCTCGGCAGCCGGGTGGCCGCGTGGCTCAACGACGAATTGGCCCGGGCCTGCGTCGAGCCGCCGGGGATCGGGCATCTGGAAGATCCGGAGTTGATGGAGGATCTGACCGTCGCGCGCGAGTTCGACCGGGGGCAGACCGGGCCGCCGATGTACATGAACGTGGACTTCACCGCGACCAGCCTGGTGGAGATGGTCGGCGGGATCGCCGCTGCTGTGGTGTTGTTCGGGTTCAGCTGGTGGGCGCCGTTGGTGCTCGTGGTGGCCTGGAGCGCGACGCATTGGTTGCTGCGGGAGAGCGGCGTCTGGCGCGATCGGAACACCTCGGAAGTCCGTTCTGCGCAACGGCATGCGGACTACGCGTACCAGTTGGCAGTCGAGCCGGGGGCCGCGAAGGAGTTGCGGCTGTTCGGGCTGGCGGGGTGGGCTGTCGAGCGGTTCACGGAGCGGCGGCGCCGGTTGTTCGAGTTGCAGTACCAGGCGACGCGGCTGCGGGAGCGGCCGATGATCTGGAGTCTGCTGATCGTGGCGGTGGCCAATGGGGTGGTCTTCTGGGCGCTCGGGTCGGCCGCTGTCGGTGGCAGTCTGGCGCTGGATCGGCTGGTCGTGTTCGCGCAGGTCGCTGTCGGGGTGAGCTCGATCGCCTTCGGTGGCTTGAACTGGGTACTCGACGGAGCTGCCGCGCCTGTCGTCGCAGTACGGAAGCTCAAGCCCGCGATGGCGCCGGCGGGTGCGTTGTCGGACGGGGCTGGTCCGGCTTGGTCGGGCGGGGGTTCGTCGCGAGGGCCGGTGGAGATCAGGATCCGGGAGTTGAGTTTCAGTTATCCGCGGTCGGAGCGGCCGGTGTTCGACGGGCTGGACCTGACGATCCCGGCCGGATCGTCGCTGGCGGTCGTCGGCCAGAACGGGGCGGGCAAGACCACGCTGGCGAAGCTGCTGTGCCGGTTGTACGACCCGGGCTCGGGGTCGATCGAGGTCGACGGGGTGGATCTGCGGAATCTGGATGTGGACGGCTGGCGGAGCCGAGTCGCGGCGGTGTTCCAGGACTTCCTCCGCCTCGAGCTTTCGCTGCGGGACAACGTCGCCCCCGGCGGTGCGCCCGAAGCGGACATTGTTGCCGCGCTCGCAGACGCCGGTGCCGGCGACCTGGCCGACCTCGAGACCCGGCTGGCCACGGGCTACGAAGGCGGCACGGATCTGTCCGGTGGCCAGTGGCAGCGAGTCGCACTGGCGCGAGCGCTGTGCGCAGTACGGCAAGGGGCCGGGCTGGTGCTGCTCGACGAACCGACTGCGCAGCTGGATGTTCGAGGCGAGGCGGCGATCTTCGACCGGATCCTGACGGCGACGCGCGGAGTCACCACGATCCTGGTCTCCCACCGGTTCTCGACCGTCCGGCATGCCGACCGGATCTGCGTTCTGGAACACGGCCGAGTGGTCGAACTCGGCAGCCACGACGAGTTGATGGCGCTGCGCGGGCGGTACCGGACGATGTTCGACCTGCAGGCACAGCGCTTCACGGCCGAGGTCGACGAGGAGGGGATGAGCTATGACACGCTCTGACGACCTGCCGAAGGCGATCCCGGCGATGTGGCGACTCTGCAAACTCGGCTACCAGCACGAGCCCGGGCTGCTCGTCTTCGCCTTCGCGATGACCCTGCTGGCCGCACTCCCCGACGCTCTGCTCGCCTTGTGGCTGAAGGTCCTGGCCGACGGCGTACTGCGTGGCGACCGGCGGGCCGTGTTTCTCGCAGCCGCCGGGATGGCGTTGTCGGTGACCGCGACCTGGTTCCTGCGCACGCTGTCGGCGCGGATCTCTCGACGGTTCCGGGACCGGGTCACGATCATGCTGGAGGCTCATGTCGCCCGTCTGCAGGCGACCGTGGCCACTGTCGAGCATCACGAACGCCGCGATTACCTGGACCGGTTGTCGGTGCTGCGCAAGCAGGTGTTCGTGCTCGACCACATGTACATGTCGCTCTTCTCGACCTGCGGCTGGATTCTTCGGCTCGTCGTGACGATCGCGCTGCTGATGTCGATCAACCCGCTGCTGGCGTTGCTGGTGCTGTTCGCCGTGCCCACAGTGATCAGTTCCAGCTGGCGGCCGGGCGTGGAACGGCAGACCGAGGAGAAGAACGCTTCCCACCAACGCCTGGCGGATCATCTCTTCCGTACCGCGACCAGTCCGGCGCCGGGCAAGGACGTGCGCGTGACCGGCATCGGTCCGTCGCTGGTGACGGACCGACGCAGTGAGTGGGAACGGTGGTACGGACCGATCGCGCGAGTTCGGTGGACGAGTGCCGGGTGGCACGCGGCGGCTTGGGCGATCTTCGGAGCGGGGTACGTGGCGGCCGTGTTGTTCGTGGCGACCGGGCTCGACGCATCGGTGGGGGCCGTGTTGCTGATTCTCGCGGCGGGCGCGCGACTGTCGTCGTACATCGGAGCGACAGTCGGCGAGATCGGCTTCCTGCGCGGGATCTGGCTGGACGGCTCGCGGCGGCTGGTCTGGCTGGAGAACTACGCGGCGTCGTTCGACCTCGATGCCGATCTGCCGGTGCCGTCGCGACTCGTCGACGGGATCCGGCTGGAAGGCGTCTCCTTCCGGTACGCCGGCGCGGAGAAAGTTGCCCTCGACAACGTTTCTCTGCATCTTCCGGCCCGCAAGGTGATCGCGGTCGTGGGCGAGAACGGAGCCGGGAAGTCGACGCTGGTCAAGCTGATCGCGAAACTGTACGAGCCGACGAGCGGGCGCATCCTGCTGGACGGGCAGCCGCTGGCGCGGATCCCGGCCGACGCGTGGCGGGACCGGATCGCCGGGGCGTTCCAGGACTTCTTCCGGTTCGAGTTCCAGGCCCGGCACAGTGTCGGGCTGGGGGATCTGCCGCGGCTGGACGACGAGGCCGCCGTGACCGCCGCGGTCGGCCGGGCCGGCGCCGACGATGTGGTCGAGCGGCTCGAGGAAGGCCTGGACACGCAACTCGGGTCGACCTGGCCGGGCGGCGCCGAGATCAGCTTCGGCCAATGGCAGAAACTCGCACTCGCCCGCGGCTTCATGCGGGACAAACCACTTCTGCTGGTCCTCGACGAACCGACGGCCGCCCTGGACGCGGAAACCGAACACGCCCTCTTCGAACGCTACGCCGAAGCCGCCCGCTCCAGCACCGACGGCCGGATCACCGTCCTGGTCTCCCACCGCTTCTCCACCGTCCGCATGGCCGACCTCATCATCGTCCTCGACGGCGCCCACGTCATCGAAACCGGCACCCACAACTCCCTGATGACCCTGGGCGGCCACTACGCCGACCTCTACAACCTCCAAGCCACCGCCTACCGCTGACCAATTCGTGCAAGCGCCGCTTGCACAGTTGCTGATCAGGCGGCGGTGTGGATTTTGAAGACGGGGACGCCGGGGGCTATGTGCAGGAGGCGGGTGGTGGGGGAGTCGGCGCGGACGTCGTCGCCGAAGAAGGCGCCTACTTCCCAGGCCCACTTCTTCAGGTAGAGGCGGAGGACGTCGGGCTTGTCGGCGTCGGCGACCTCCTCGGCGCGGAACGGCTCGGTCTTGCGGCCGAGGCGGAGGGTGCCGTCGCCGCTGGCGCGGAGGTTGCGGACCCACTGGACGTGACCGCGCGGGGCGACCAGATAGCGCTGACCGTCGACGGTGAGCAGGTTGACCGGCGTACTGCGCCATTCGCCGGACTTGCGGCCGCGGACCGAGAGCACCCGGCTGCCCATCAGGCTGATGCCGAGATTGGTCAGGCCCGCGACCATCTTGTTGAAGACCAGCATGCTGCGCCGGCCCGAGGTCACCACTCGCTTGCTGTTGTACTCCTGCATGTCAGTCGCCTCTCAATGATCGAGAGCGGTGCTCTCTCTTGTGATCAGTGAACAGGACAGCCGACGCGCTGTCAAGAGCAGTGCTCTCGATTTAGCGCAGCGCTCGTGGCAGACTCTTCGCCATGAACGCCGGACGCACCGCACGGGACCGAGCCCGCGCCGAGTTGACCCAGGAGATCAAGGACGCCGCGCGCCGCCAGCTCGTGGCCGAAGGCGCCGAGCGGCTCTCGTTGCGAGCGGTCTCCCGCGACCTCGGCATGGTGTCGTCGGCCCTCTACAGGTACTTCCCCAGCCGCGACGACCTGCTCACCGCGCTGATCATCGACGCGTACGACGCGCTCGGCGCCGCGGCGGAGAAGGCGGGCCGGCGCGAGCAGGATCCGCGGAGCGCGTGGATCGCCGTGTGCCACGCGGTACGGGACTGGGCCAGGAGCAACCCGCAGGAGTACGCGTTGATCTATGGTTCGCCGGTCGCCGGGTATAAGGCGCCGCAGACCACGATCCAGCCTGCCAGCCGGGTGCCGATCCTGATGATCGGTCTGCTGGCGAAGGCTCAGGAGACGGGTGCTCTCGATCCGCCCGAAGGCGCACACGAGCCGTCCGGCGTACTGGCTGAGCAAGTGGCGACGATCGCGGCGTTGGCGCCTGGCGTACCGGCGAAGGTGCTGGTCCGGGCAGTGATGGCGTGGACCCAGCTGTTCGGGCTGATCAGCTTCGAGTTGTACGGGCAGTTGGTGGGGTCGATGGATCCGGCCGACGAGTTCTTCGCGGACGCCGTCGAACAGCTGGCCGACTTCGTCGGACTCCGCGCCGCCTGAGCGATCGGCGGCGGGCGGCGGGCGGCGGGCGGCGGCCCCCGGGCTACGGGCTACGGGCTACGGGCTGCGGGTCAGCTGAACGCAGCGGGCAGCGGGAAGGCCAGGGCGCGTTCGACGCGGGCGATGTACTGCTCGCGCGGGATCGCGATCGCGCCGAGGGTGGCGAGGTGGCTGGTCACCCACTGGATGTCGAGCACCCGCTCGGCGGCGTACTTGTCGTCGAGCAGTTCGACCAGCCCCGCGACGGCCGCCTTCGAGCCGTCGGTCTGGTGGTGGAACATCGACTCGCCCGCGAACAGACCACCGATCGCCACGCCGTACAGGCCGCCGGCCAGTTCGTCGCCGTCCCAGGCCTCGACCGAATGCACCCAGCCGAGTTCGTGCAGCCGCGTGTACGCCGCGATGATGTCCGCGTCGATCCAGGAACCCGGCCGGCTCGGATCCGCGCAGGCCCGGATCACCTGGTCGAACGCGGTGTTCACCCGGATCTCGAACTTGCTCCGGGCCCGGCGCAGCGACCGCGACGGCGTGAAGCTGTCGACTTCGATCACGCCGCGCTCCACCGGCGACCACCACAACAGCGGGCCGTGACTGTCCGGCATCGGGAACAGCCCCCGCCGGTACGCCGCGAGCACTGTGCCCGGCTCGAGATCTGCCCCGGCCGCGACCACATCACCGGCCCCGGCGACCCCTACCGGCGGAAAGTCCCAGACAGACGCGGGAGGTTCGATTGGCACCCCACCATCCTGACGTACACCTCTCGGCACAGGTCGGCCTGGGGCGGGCCGCAACAAATGCTGCGCGCAATCACAACAGGCAACATATGCTGCTCAGGTGAAACCAACGAGGCGGATCGTGGCGGACATCGTCGG
This region includes:
- a CDS encoding adenosine deaminase, coding for MISAGQLADAPKVLLHDHLDGGLRPATIVELAADIGHRLPRTDAGELGQWFVESADSGSLERYLETFDHTVTVMQNAEAITRVASECVQDLAADGVVYAEIRYAPEQHLTAGLSLEQVVDAVRAGFEDGMAKAERPIVARQLLTAMRHQARSMEIAQLAVAYRDAGVVGFDIAGAEAGYPPTRHLDAFEYLQRENAHFTIHAGEAFGLPSIWQAIQWCGADRLGHGVRIIDDISYDASAGLDGKVELGRLAAYVRDRRIPLEMCPSSNLQTGAADSIAQHPIGLLTQLKFRVTVNTDNRLMSGTSMSRELALLAEAFDYGLADFRWFAINAMKSAFIPFDERLAIIDTVIKPWYAEALA
- a CDS encoding ABC transporter ATP-binding protein — translated: MAGLRNRPEWQFFAVLPKADPVLATAWWLLLLLRGALPAVFAIAMGWLIGAVQHHDELAGPLTLMGTTFILLQVLTPVHQAVSANLGSRVAAWLNDELARACVEPPGIGHLEDPELMEDLTVAREFDRGQTGPPMYMNVDFTATSLVEMVGGIAAAVVLFGFSWWAPLVLVVAWSATHWLLRESGVWRDRNTSEVRSAQRHADYAYQLAVEPGAAKELRLFGLAGWAVERFTERRRRLFELQYQATRLRERPMIWSLLIVAVANGVVFWALGSAAVGGSLALDRLVVFAQVAVGVSSIAFGGLNWVLDGAAAPVVAVRKLKPAMAPAGALSDGAGPAWSGGGSSRGPVEIRIRELSFSYPRSERPVFDGLDLTIPAGSSLAVVGQNGAGKTTLAKLLCRLYDPGSGSIEVDGVDLRNLDVDGWRSRVAAVFQDFLRLELSLRDNVAPGGAPEADIVAALADAGAGDLADLETRLATGYEGGTDLSGGQWQRVALARALCAVRQGAGLVLLDEPTAQLDVRGEAAIFDRILTATRGVTTILVSHRFSTVRHADRICVLEHGRVVELGSHDELMALRGRYRTMFDLQAQRFTAEVDEEGMSYDTL
- a CDS encoding ABC transporter ATP-binding protein — translated: MTRSDDLPKAIPAMWRLCKLGYQHEPGLLVFAFAMTLLAALPDALLALWLKVLADGVLRGDRRAVFLAAAGMALSVTATWFLRTLSARISRRFRDRVTIMLEAHVARLQATVATVEHHERRDYLDRLSVLRKQVFVLDHMYMSLFSTCGWILRLVVTIALLMSINPLLALLVLFAVPTVISSSWRPGVERQTEEKNASHQRLADHLFRTATSPAPGKDVRVTGIGPSLVTDRRSEWERWYGPIARVRWTSAGWHAAAWAIFGAGYVAAVLFVATGLDASVGAVLLILAAGARLSSYIGATVGEIGFLRGIWLDGSRRLVWLENYAASFDLDADLPVPSRLVDGIRLEGVSFRYAGAEKVALDNVSLHLPARKVIAVVGENGAGKSTLVKLIAKLYEPTSGRILLDGQPLARIPADAWRDRIAGAFQDFFRFEFQARHSVGLGDLPRLDDEAAVTAAVGRAGADDVVERLEEGLDTQLGSTWPGGAEISFGQWQKLALARGFMRDKPLLLVLDEPTAALDAETEHALFERYAEAARSSTDGRITVLVSHRFSTVRMADLIIVLDGAHVIETGTHNSLMTLGGHYADLYNLQATAYR
- a CDS encoding nitroreductase family deazaflavin-dependent oxidoreductase — protein: MQEYNSKRVVTSGRRSMLVFNKMVAGLTNLGISLMGSRVLSVRGRKSGEWRSTPVNLLTVDGQRYLVAPRGHVQWVRNLRASGDGTLRLGRKTEPFRAEEVADADKPDVLRLYLKKWAWEVGAFFGDDVRADSPTTRLLHIAPGVPVFKIHTAA
- a CDS encoding TetR/AcrR family transcriptional regulator; its protein translation is MNAGRTARDRARAELTQEIKDAARRQLVAEGAERLSLRAVSRDLGMVSSALYRYFPSRDDLLTALIIDAYDALGAAAEKAGRREQDPRSAWIAVCHAVRDWARSNPQEYALIYGSPVAGYKAPQTTIQPASRVPILMIGLLAKAQETGALDPPEGAHEPSGVLAEQVATIAALAPGVPAKVLVRAVMAWTQLFGLISFELYGQLVGSMDPADEFFADAVEQLADFVGLRAA
- the aat gene encoding leucyl/phenylalanyl-tRNA--protein transferase, with protein sequence MPIEPPASVWDFPPVGVAGAGDVVAAGADLEPGTVLAAYRRGLFPMPDSHGPLLWWSPVERGVIEVDSFTPSRSLRRARSKFEIRVNTAFDQVIRACADPSRPGSWIDADIIAAYTRLHELGWVHSVEAWDGDELAGGLYGVAIGGLFAGESMFHHQTDGSKAAVAGLVELLDDKYAAERVLDIQWVTSHLATLGAIAIPREQYIARVERALAFPLPAAFS